The following are encoded together in the Thiobacillus sp. SCUT-2 genome:
- a CDS encoding EAL and HDOD domain-containing protein, translating into MTSDDPHPSRIVGGGINTSEYEQPVVVTQMLGIDSNAPVREEALRARFLSFDPLFDAGSSLVAHQLVLRGRSTPADAPPEILRMEEDMLLTGLYSLAQDGLTGKLPLLIKIGSSVLFSDIPQQLDHPRLIWCVAIDNEQQLARALALQDAGLTFCVTLNRSNPVVYDSASAWPYLSCHADERPPAGARHLVVEGVRHGDAQIRWPNDAWFRGSYFSGDTQPASVSPEHAVQLDLLALALRESVETLVQFFRLNPDMSPRLLAIANSRVGGLSRPAESTAHALIMLGPQRASRVAALLALAGKQPSETSRHYAITALTRALFMGKLTRLGAPAESAAAAFQVGLLSTAAPALSLPVEKLIRKLGLSATTARALSAHPSPEGAMLQMTHACENNDVDALAAYAEKLDIPLHQISVAYLDALIAASELDAALQ; encoded by the coding sequence ATGACCTCAGACGACCCCCATCCCTCGCGCATCGTCGGCGGCGGCATCAATACCAGCGAATACGAACAGCCCGTGGTCGTCACGCAGATGCTGGGAATCGACAGCAATGCGCCGGTCCGCGAAGAGGCGCTGCGGGCGCGCTTTCTGTCGTTCGATCCCCTGTTCGACGCCGGCTCCAGCCTGGTCGCCCACCAGCTGGTCCTGCGCGGCCGTTCGACCCCGGCCGACGCGCCGCCGGAAATCCTGCGGATGGAGGAAGACATGCTGCTGACCGGCCTGTATTCCCTCGCCCAGGACGGTCTCACCGGCAAGCTGCCGCTCCTGATCAAGATCGGCTCGAGCGTGCTGTTCAGCGACATTCCGCAGCAGCTCGACCACCCGCGGCTGATCTGGTGCGTCGCCATCGACAACGAGCAGCAGCTTGCGCGCGCGCTCGCCCTGCAGGATGCCGGGCTGACGTTCTGCGTCACGCTCAACCGCAGCAACCCCGTCGTCTACGACAGCGCGTCGGCGTGGCCGTATCTGTCATGCCATGCCGACGAGCGGCCGCCGGCGGGCGCGCGCCATCTGGTCGTGGAAGGGGTGCGCCACGGAGATGCGCAGATACGCTGGCCGAACGATGCCTGGTTCCGCGGCAGCTACTTCTCGGGCGACACCCAGCCCGCGTCCGTCAGCCCGGAACACGCGGTGCAACTTGACTTGCTGGCGCTGGCGCTGCGCGAGTCGGTGGAAACGCTGGTGCAGTTCTTCCGCCTGAACCCCGACATGTCGCCGCGCCTGCTCGCCATCGCCAACTCCCGGGTCGGCGGCCTCAGTCGCCCCGCCGAATCCACCGCGCACGCGCTCATCATGCTGGGGCCGCAGCGCGCGAGCCGGGTGGCGGCGCTGCTCGCGCTGGCCGGCAAGCAGCCCAGCGAGACGTCCCGGCACTACGCCATAACCGCGCTCACGCGTGCCCTTTTCATGGGCAAGCTCACCCGCCTTGGCGCGCCCGCCGAGAGCGCCGCAGCGGCGTTCCAGGTTGGCCTGCTCTCGACCGCCGCGCCCGCGCTGTCGCTGCCGGTGGAAAAGCTGATTCGCAAGCTGGGGCTCTCGGCCACCACGGCGCGCGCCCTCAGCGCGCATCCGTCGCCCGAGGGCGCCATGCTGCAGATGACCCACGCCTGCGAGAACAACGATGTCGACGCGCTCGCCGCGTACGCGGAGAAGCTGGACATCCCCCTGCACCAGATTTCCGTCGCCTACCTCGACGCACTGATCGCCGCTTCGGAACTCGACGCCGCCCTGCAGTGA
- a CDS encoding FKBP-type peptidyl-prolyl cis-trans isomerase, producing MTTVTRNKLVYITYSILDARGMVVEQHDIPVGYVHGANSGILPAIEAAVAGCKVGDRVEIALSPEEGYGERDESLVFVDDIENVPPQFRRVGAEVLFENEAGETKPFYVTKIEDGKVTVDGNPSLAGQSVTCLVNVTDIRDATPEEIRNGRPLDPVPTTLH from the coding sequence ATGACCACCGTGACGCGTAACAAACTCGTATACATCACCTACTCCATCCTCGACGCGCGCGGCATGGTCGTCGAGCAGCACGACATCCCGGTCGGCTACGTGCACGGCGCCAACAGCGGCATCCTGCCGGCAATCGAGGCCGCGGTGGCGGGCTGCAAGGTGGGTGACCGCGTCGAGATCGCCCTGTCGCCCGAGGAAGGCTACGGCGAGCGCGACGAGAGCCTGGTGTTCGTCGACGACATCGAGAACGTGCCGCCGCAATTCCGCCGCGTCGGCGCCGAGGTCCTGTTCGAGAACGAGGCGGGCGAGACCAAGCCTTTCTATGTCACCAAGATCGAGGACGGCAAGGTGACCGTGGATGGCAATCCCTCGCTGGCAGGGCAGAGCGTGACCTGCCTGGTGAACGTCACGGATATCCGCGATGCCACCCCCGAGGAAATCCGCAATGGCCGGCCGCTCGACCCGGTGCCGACGACGCTGCACTGA
- a CDS encoding aspartate kinase, which produces MALIVQKYGGTSVANVERIRAVAERVAKFKMLGHQVVVVLSAMSGETNRLIGLAKEIQAQPDPRELDMLVSTGEQVTIALLAMALKDLGLKAKSYTGSQVRILTDNAFTKARILSIDEANMRRDLDSGHVVVVAGFQGVDADGNITTLGRGGSDTTGVALAAALTADECQIYTDVDGVYTTDPRIVPEARRLKTITFEEMLEMASLGSKVLQIRSVEFAGKYKVKLRVLSSFQDEGDGTLITFEENDSMEQPVISGIAFNRDEAKITVVGVPDQPGVAYKILGPVADANIDVDMIVQNVGHANTTDFTFTVHRNDFSKALDIVKAHATAIGAREVTGDDRIAKVSIVGVGMRSHVGVARKMFETLSKENINLQMISTSEIKISVVVEDKYMELAVRALHQAFELDKASA; this is translated from the coding sequence ATGGCCCTCATCGTACAAAAATACGGCGGCACCTCGGTCGCCAACGTCGAACGCATCCGCGCGGTCGCGGAGCGCGTCGCCAAATTCAAGATGCTCGGCCATCAGGTCGTCGTCGTGCTCTCCGCCATGTCGGGCGAGACCAACCGCCTGATCGGCCTGGCGAAGGAAATCCAGGCGCAGCCCGACCCGCGCGAGCTCGACATGCTGGTATCGACCGGCGAACAGGTCACCATCGCGCTGCTGGCGATGGCCCTGAAGGACCTGGGTCTCAAGGCGAAGAGCTACACGGGCAGCCAGGTTCGCATCCTGACCGACAACGCCTTCACCAAGGCGCGCATCCTCAGCATCGACGAAGCCAACATGCGGCGCGACCTCGATTCCGGCCACGTCGTCGTGGTCGCCGGCTTCCAGGGCGTCGACGCCGACGGCAACATCACCACGCTGGGGCGCGGCGGCTCCGACACCACCGGGGTGGCGCTTGCCGCGGCGCTCACGGCCGACGAATGCCAGATCTACACCGACGTGGACGGCGTCTACACCACCGACCCGCGCATCGTGCCCGAGGCGCGCCGCCTGAAGACCATCACCTTCGAGGAGATGCTGGAGATGGCGAGCCTCGGCTCCAAGGTGCTGCAGATCCGCTCGGTCGAGTTCGCCGGCAAGTACAAGGTCAAACTGCGGGTGCTGTCCAGCTTTCAGGACGAAGGCGACGGCACGCTCATCACATTCGAGGAAAACGACAGCATGGAACAACCCGTCATCTCCGGCATCGCCTTCAACCGCGACGAAGCGAAAATCACCGTGGTCGGCGTGCCCGACCAGCCCGGCGTGGCTTACAAGATCCTCGGCCCGGTCGCCGACGCCAACATCGACGTCGACATGATCGTGCAGAACGTCGGCCATGCGAACACCACCGACTTCACCTTCACCGTCCATCGCAACGACTTCAGCAAGGCCCTCGACATCGTGAAGGCCCACGCCACCGCCATTGGCGCGCGCGAGGTCACCGGCGACGACAGGATCGCCAAGGTCTCGATCGTCGGCGTCGGCATGCGCTCCCACGTCGGCGTGGCACGCAAGATGTTCGAGACCCTGTCGAAGGAGAACATCAACCTGCAGATGATCTCGACCTCCGAGATCAAGATCTCCGTCGTCGTCGAGGACAAGTACATGGAACTCGCGGTGCGCGCGCTGCACCAGGCGTTCGAACTCGACAAGGCCAGCGCCTGA
- a CDS encoding 3'-5' exonuclease, translated as MQPTLVFDIETIPDLAGFAAVNGIAETALPQAELAEMALLARRQKTGSDFMPHHLHRIVAISCVLRSGDQLKVWSLGEPGCSEAELIQRFYDGIERYTPQLVSWNGGGFDLPVLHYRSLIHGVTAARYWDWGDDDKEFKWNNYLSRYHTRHLDLMDVLAMYQPRANAPLDDMAKLCGFPGKLGMDGSKVLEAFQAGQIDAIRNYCETDVMNTWLVYLRFQKMRGTLTDAAYAAEIELARSTVASHPVPHWQEFLAAWK; from the coding sequence ATGCAGCCCACCCTGGTCTTCGACATTGAAACCATCCCGGATCTCGCCGGGTTCGCCGCCGTCAACGGCATCGCCGAAACGGCGCTGCCGCAGGCCGAACTCGCCGAAATGGCGCTGCTCGCGCGCCGCCAGAAGACCGGCAGCGACTTCATGCCGCATCACCTGCACCGCATCGTCGCCATCTCCTGCGTGCTCCGGAGCGGCGACCAGCTCAAGGTCTGGTCGCTCGGCGAGCCCGGCTGCAGCGAGGCCGAGCTGATCCAGCGCTTCTACGACGGCATCGAGCGCTACACCCCGCAGCTGGTGTCGTGGAACGGCGGCGGCTTCGACCTGCCGGTACTGCATTACCGCAGTCTGATCCACGGCGTCACCGCTGCGCGCTACTGGGACTGGGGCGACGACGACAAGGAGTTCAAGTGGAACAACTACCTGTCGCGCTACCACACCCGCCATCTCGACCTGATGGACGTGCTCGCCATGTACCAGCCGCGTGCCAACGCGCCGCTCGATGACATGGCGAAGCTGTGCGGCTTCCCCGGCAAGCTGGGGATGGACGGCTCGAAGGTGCTGGAAGCGTTCCAGGCCGGCCAGATCGACGCCATCCGCAACTACTGCGAGACCGACGTCATGAACACGTGGCTCGTCTACCTGCGCTTCCAGAAGATGCGCGGCACGCTGACCGACGCCGCCTACGCTGCCGAGATCGAACTCGCGCGCAGCACCGTCGCGTCCCACCCGGTCCCGCACTGGCAGGAATTCCTGGCGGCCTGGAAATGA
- a CDS encoding thermonuclease family protein, with amino-acid sequence MQPAVGAPTGRFAIESNDGEFAMRTIGLLFLLASLPAAAESEISGTAHVIDGNTIEIGAHGHAAVLRLAGIAAPEAGQPGADDAAAFLEQYAESEPVHCTLDGAQYRDHALATCYLAGRDIAAALVRAGLARDCPAFSNGRYWAIERPEAQKLPLPRDCEGGESSRQVQVPTLSSPRRSTRRQ; translated from the coding sequence ATGCAGCCGGCAGTCGGGGCGCCGACCGGCCGCTTTGCCATCGAGTCGAATGACGGGGAGTTCGCGATGAGAACAATCGGCCTGCTTTTCCTTCTGGCCTCGCTGCCGGCCGCTGCAGAATCGGAAATCTCGGGAACGGCCCACGTCATCGACGGCAACACGATCGAGATCGGCGCACACGGGCATGCGGCTGTGCTGCGCCTGGCGGGCATCGCGGCGCCGGAGGCGGGGCAGCCGGGCGCCGACGACGCCGCAGCCTTTCTCGAGCAATACGCGGAATCGGAACCCGTGCACTGCACACTCGACGGCGCCCAATACCGGGACCACGCACTGGCCACGTGCTACCTGGCCGGGCGCGATATCGCCGCCGCCCTCGTCAGGGCCGGACTTGCGCGCGATTGCCCCGCCTTCTCGAATGGCAGGTATTGGGCGATCGAACGGCCCGAGGCGCAGAAGCTTCCGCTGCCGAGGGACTGCGAAGGCGGCGAATCGTCGAGGCAGGTACAAGTCCCCACCCTCTCTTCGCCTCGACGCTCGACGCGTCGTCAATAG
- the pgi gene encoding glucose-6-phosphate isomerase codes for MKPLKHLPAWKTLEQHHKAMRDFDMRAAFREDAQRFDNLSLRCGNLLLDFSKNRVTTETMQHLMQLARESDLEAMRAAMCRGERINFTEKRAVLHVALRAPVRPPLVVEGVDVEAGVAKVLGRMQHFVESIHNGSWLGHTGKPIRDVVNIGIGGSDLGPAMVCHALDHYAVENLRVHFVSNLDPAHLASTLKSLDPETTLFIVASKTFTTLETLANANSAKAWLLAALRAPAAVARHFVALSTNQPAVEAFGIDPDNMFIFWDWVGGRYSLWSAIGLSIALQIGWGNFQALLAGAHAMDVHFKEAPLEANMPVILGMLGIWYANFWGTDTYGVFPYDQRLRLLVPFLQQLDMESNGKNVNRANKLVNYNTGPIVWGAPGTNGQHAFFELVHQGTRLIPTDFLVAAVNHTPLADQHEWLLANCLAQTEALLKGKSRAVIEAELIAQGMSREEAKALAPHKVFPGNRPSNTLLYQKLDPHTLGMLIALYEHKVFVQGVIWQINSFDQWGVELGKQLAPPIRAALSSVRVIGEHDGSTLGLIADIRRRRGLST; via the coding sequence ATGAAACCGCTCAAGCACCTGCCTGCCTGGAAGACGCTGGAACAGCATCACAAGGCCATGCGCGATTTCGACATGCGTGCCGCGTTCCGCGAGGACGCCCAGCGCTTCGACAACCTCTCCCTGCGCTGCGGCAACCTGCTGCTCGACTTCTCGAAGAATCGCGTCACCACCGAGACGATGCAGCACCTGATGCAGCTGGCACGCGAGTCGGACCTGGAAGCGATGCGCGCGGCGATGTGCCGTGGCGAGCGCATCAACTTCACCGAGAAGCGCGCGGTCCTGCACGTCGCCCTGCGCGCCCCGGTGCGCCCGCCGCTGGTCGTCGAGGGCGTCGACGTGGAGGCCGGGGTGGCCAAGGTGCTGGGCCGCATGCAGCACTTCGTCGAGTCCATCCACAACGGCAGCTGGCTCGGCCATACCGGCAAGCCGATCCGTGACGTGGTGAACATCGGCATCGGCGGCTCCGACCTCGGCCCGGCGATGGTGTGCCATGCGCTCGACCACTACGCGGTGGAAAACCTGCGCGTGCACTTCGTCTCCAACCTCGATCCCGCGCATCTGGCGAGCACGCTGAAGTCGCTCGATCCCGAGACCACGCTCTTCATCGTCGCCTCGAAGACCTTCACCACGCTGGAGACGCTCGCCAACGCCAACTCGGCCAAGGCCTGGCTGCTCGCCGCGCTGCGCGCGCCGGCCGCGGTGGCGCGCCATTTCGTCGCGCTGTCGACGAACCAGCCGGCAGTCGAGGCCTTCGGCATCGACCCGGACAACATGTTCATCTTCTGGGACTGGGTCGGCGGCCGCTATTCGCTGTGGTCGGCGATCGGCCTGTCGATCGCGCTGCAGATCGGCTGGGGCAACTTCCAGGCGCTGCTCGCCGGCGCGCACGCGATGGACGTGCATTTCAAGGAAGCGCCGCTGGAAGCCAACATGCCGGTGATCCTCGGCATGCTCGGCATCTGGTACGCCAACTTCTGGGGTACCGACACCTACGGCGTGTTCCCCTACGACCAGCGCCTGCGCCTGCTGGTGCCCTTCCTGCAGCAGCTCGACATGGAGTCGAACGGCAAGAACGTCAACCGCGCCAACAAGCTGGTCAACTACAACACCGGTCCGATCGTCTGGGGTGCGCCGGGCACCAACGGCCAGCACGCCTTCTTCGAGCTGGTCCACCAGGGCACGCGGCTGATCCCGACCGATTTCCTGGTCGCCGCGGTCAACCACACACCGCTCGCCGACCAGCACGAATGGCTGCTCGCCAACTGCCTGGCGCAGACCGAGGCGCTGCTGAAGGGCAAGTCGCGCGCCGTCATCGAGGCCGAGCTGATCGCGCAGGGCATGAGCCGCGAGGAAGCGAAGGCGCTCGCGCCGCACAAGGTCTTCCCCGGCAACCGTCCCAGCAACACCCTGCTCTACCAGAAGCTCGACCCGCATACGCTGGGCATGCTGATCGCACTCTACGAGCACAAGGTGTTCGTGCAGGGCGTGATCTGGCAGATCAACAGCTTCGACCAGTGGGGCGTCGAGCTCGGCAAGCAGCTGGCGCCGCCGATCCGCGCCGCGCTGAGTTCGGTACGTGTGATCGGCGAGCACGACGGCTCGACGCTCGGCCTGATTGCCGACATCCGCCGGCGGCGCGGGCTCAGTACGTGA
- the rlmD gene encoding 23S rRNA (uracil(1939)-C(5))-methyltransferase RlmD, producing the protein MSLVVDILSLDHEGHGVARLDGKVTFVDGALAGERAEIAIYRKHAKYNSANAVAILAASAQRAEPRCRYFGRCGGCSMQHLEPSAQVAAKQRVLEENLARIGKVKPDVILRPLHGPTWGYRHRARLSVRRVDKKGGVLVGFHEKRSSFIADMNQCEVLTPAVSALIRPLRALITELSNSDRIPQIEIAVGEHVTVLVFRLLEPWTDDDAARVRTFADAHGVQVWEQRKGPETARPFWPDIAPELAYSLPEFGLVMPFRPTEFTQVNAAINRALVSRALRLLDPQPGERIADLFCGLGNFTLPIARSGAEVLGIEGSAELVARARENALRNGLPNARFEVDNLFEMTPEKFAALGDLDKLLIDPPRSGAIEVVKSLPEAGAPRRIVYVSCDPATLARDAEVLVHVKGYRLRAAGVANMFPHTAHVESIALFER; encoded by the coding sequence ATGAGCCTGGTCGTCGACATCCTCTCCCTCGACCACGAGGGCCACGGCGTCGCACGCCTCGACGGCAAGGTCACCTTCGTCGACGGCGCGCTGGCCGGCGAGCGCGCGGAAATCGCGATCTATCGCAAGCACGCCAAGTACAACTCGGCCAATGCGGTCGCGATTCTCGCGGCGAGCGCGCAGCGCGCAGAACCGCGTTGCCGCTATTTCGGCCGCTGCGGCGGCTGCTCGATGCAGCATCTCGAACCGAGCGCCCAGGTCGCGGCCAAGCAGCGCGTGCTGGAGGAAAACCTCGCGCGCATCGGCAAGGTGAAACCCGACGTCATCCTGCGTCCGCTGCACGGCCCGACCTGGGGCTACCGCCACCGCGCGCGGCTCTCGGTGCGGCGCGTCGACAAGAAGGGCGGCGTGCTGGTCGGCTTCCACGAGAAGCGCTCGAGCTTCATCGCCGACATGAACCAGTGCGAAGTGCTGACGCCGGCCGTGTCGGCGCTGATCCGGCCGCTGCGCGCGCTGATCACCGAGCTCTCGAATTCCGACCGCATTCCGCAGATCGAGATCGCGGTCGGCGAGCACGTCACCGTGCTGGTGTTCCGCCTGCTCGAACCGTGGACCGACGACGATGCCGCGAGGGTGCGCACCTTCGCCGACGCGCATGGCGTTCAGGTCTGGGAACAGAGGAAGGGGCCCGAGACGGCACGCCCGTTCTGGCCCGACATCGCGCCCGAGCTTGCCTACAGCCTGCCCGAATTCGGCCTCGTCATGCCGTTCCGGCCGACCGAATTCACCCAGGTCAACGCCGCGATCAACCGCGCGCTGGTGAGCCGCGCGCTGCGTCTGCTCGATCCGCAGCCAGGGGAGCGCATCGCGGACCTGTTCTGCGGTCTGGGCAACTTCACCCTGCCGATCGCCCGCAGCGGGGCCGAGGTGCTCGGCATCGAGGGCAGCGCCGAGCTCGTCGCCCGCGCGCGCGAGAACGCCCTGCGCAACGGGCTGCCCAACGCGCGATTCGAGGTCGACAACCTGTTCGAGATGACGCCGGAGAAATTCGCCGCGCTCGGCGATCTCGACAAGCTGCTGATCGACCCGCCGCGCTCGGGCGCGATCGAGGTCGTGAAGTCGCTGCCGGAAGCCGGCGCGCCCCGGCGCATCGTCTACGTCTCCTGCGACCCCGCGACGCTGGCGCGCGACGCCGAGGTGCTGGTCCACGTCAAGGGCTACCGGCTGCGCGCCGCGGGGGTCGCCAACATGTTTCCGCACACGGCCCACGTCGAGTCGATCGCGCTTTTCGAGCGGTAA
- a CDS encoding DUF4156 domain-containing protein: MGASDRTLTGRHLVALLFPLVLGGCASNLIEVRKGSEQVAVAEANAVDQCKRVGTTTVSVLAEVGFISRGVANVDANLLQLARNEAVSQGGDTIVPGARPEIGKRTFAIYKCRP; encoded by the coding sequence ATGGGTGCATCTGACCGAACCCTCACCGGAAGACATCTTGTCGCGCTGCTGTTCCCCCTCGTATTGGGCGGCTGTGCAAGCAATCTGATCGAGGTGCGGAAGGGATCCGAACAGGTCGCCGTTGCCGAGGCGAACGCCGTGGATCAATGCAAGCGGGTGGGAACGACGACGGTCAGCGTGCTCGCCGAAGTCGGCTTCATCAGTCGCGGCGTCGCCAACGTCGATGCCAACCTGCTGCAACTGGCACGCAACGAGGCGGTGAGCCAGGGCGGGGACACGATCGTGCCGGGCGCCCGTCCCGAGATCGGCAAGCGCACGTTTGCGATCTACAAATGCCGCCCCTGA
- a CDS encoding SCP2 sterol-binding domain-containing protein, whose product MKYASIALAALAAFASAAHAAPAMMSPEWTAQACDAWNKDATLANGLGEKWIKNDKGRGYKIIHLYRTDCGEATQTELKIVAKEGKAICVYGGAVQNPRMDYAVDYTMHATTDRWDEMGAGEYGPMKAMMFGRLKFTGPKMEAMSVMGPFEAFLRLPGKIPGDKACPAK is encoded by the coding sequence ATGAAATACGCTTCGATCGCGCTGGCCGCCCTGGCCGCATTTGCATCTGCCGCCCACGCTGCGCCGGCCATGATGTCCCCCGAGTGGACCGCCCAGGCGTGCGACGCCTGGAACAAGGATGCCACGCTGGCCAACGGCCTCGGCGAAAAGTGGATCAAGAACGACAAGGGCCGCGGCTACAAGATCATCCACCTCTACCGCACCGACTGCGGCGAAGCGACCCAGACCGAACTGAAGATCGTGGCCAAGGAAGGCAAGGCCATCTGCGTCTACGGCGGCGCGGTGCAGAACCCGCGGATGGACTACGCCGTCGACTACACGATGCACGCCACCACCGATCGCTGGGACGAAATGGGCGCCGGCGAGTATGGCCCGATGAAGGCCATGATGTTCGGCCGCCTCAAGTTCACCGGCCCGAAGATGGAAGCGATGAGCGTGATGGGCCCGTTCGAGGCCTTCCTCCGCCTGCCGGGCAAGATCCCCGGCGACAAGGCCTGCCCCGCCAAGTAA
- a CDS encoding MlaD family protein: MNKLHFKVGLFAVASLLLAATFIVYLLHARGFFEKTFHLQLAASSADGVAPGVPVVFSGIEIGRVTTLGLNDNGGIVIQTEFSARNAKWLKENSSFTLDKPIVGGAKIRVDSPDLGAPALPDHATMLLLSSDITKELPGLVERVQAILANLERLTRKDGELDATLANAKTVTGRMTGEYGMLEGLLGSPEKARTVTDSLAQTRALMTRLDSMAAKTDQWLFANQGVAEQTRESLSQIRQLLADAQSSLKKADTVMANAVAISANVKDGTQDLARLRTEIDDAVRKANALVNEINRKWPFAREPEVKLP, from the coding sequence ATGAACAAACTGCATTTCAAGGTCGGGCTGTTCGCCGTCGCCTCGCTGCTGCTGGCCGCCACATTCATCGTCTACCTGCTGCACGCGCGCGGCTTCTTCGAGAAGACCTTCCACCTGCAGCTGGCGGCGTCCAGCGCGGACGGCGTCGCGCCGGGCGTTCCCGTGGTGTTTTCCGGCATCGAGATCGGCCGCGTCACCACGCTGGGCCTGAACGATAACGGCGGCATCGTCATCCAGACCGAGTTCTCCGCGCGCAATGCGAAGTGGCTCAAGGAAAACAGCAGCTTCACGCTCGACAAGCCCATCGTCGGCGGCGCCAAGATCCGCGTGGATTCGCCCGACCTCGGCGCGCCCGCCCTGCCCGATCACGCCACCATGCTGCTGCTGAGTTCCGACATCACCAAGGAGCTTCCGGGGCTGGTCGAGCGCGTGCAGGCGATTCTCGCCAACCTCGAGCGCCTGACCCGCAAGGACGGTGAACTCGACGCCACGCTGGCCAATGCGAAGACGGTGACGGGGCGCATGACCGGCGAGTACGGCATGCTAGAGGGCCTGCTCGGCAGCCCGGAAAAGGCGCGCACGGTCACGGACTCGCTCGCGCAGACCCGCGCCCTCATGACCCGGCTCGACAGCATGGCCGCCAAGACCGACCAGTGGCTGTTCGCAAACCAGGGCGTGGCCGAACAGACGCGCGAATCGCTGTCGCAGATCCGCCAGCTGCTGGCCGACGCCCAGTCGAGCCTGAAGAAGGCCGATACCGTCATGGCGAATGCCGTGGCCATTTCCGCCAACGTCAAGGACGGCACCCAGGACCTCGCCCGCCTGCGCACCGAAATCGACGACGCCGTGCGCAAGGCGAACGCGCTCGTCAACGAGATCAACAGGAAATGGCCCTTTGCCCGCGAACCCGAGGTGAAGCTGCCGTGA
- a CDS encoding DUF4139 domain-containing protein: MMKGILASALLASLALVGQGAWAASRDAVVSTAADRRSMAVTLYADNVALVGDTRRIGLARGASQLVWRDVAAQMQPETAQLRGISNATAWRVHEQQFEFEALTPQTLLDAYVGREVTVITVNPSSGAETREKATVLSTTGGVVLRYADRVEAGVPGRLAFPGVPDTLHAAPTLRVSLLDAAAGPQELELSYLTGGLTWRADYVARLNAAEDRLVLDGWVTLTNQSGADYPDARVQLVAGEVNRVREGRPLPRAMATVAAKAADEAGAAQEALFEYHLYTLPGATSLANNQTKQVALMTAERVPVRKQFLLEGGSDYYAAPRGGVGEPARVGVFIEFDNQGKGLGRPLPGGVVRVYKRDREGHAQFVGEDRIGHAPKNATVRLKLGAAFDVTAIRKQTDFRRLAGSGRNDNAFESAYEIVLKNAKTEAVTVTVREPVPGDWVMVSESRPHAKVASGTAEWTVPVPAEGSATLTYRVRVTY; this comes from the coding sequence ATGATGAAAGGCATCTTGGCCAGCGCCCTGCTTGCGAGCCTGGCGCTCGTCGGGCAGGGCGCCTGGGCGGCATCGCGTGACGCGGTCGTGAGCACGGCAGCCGACCGCCGCAGCATGGCCGTGACCCTCTATGCCGACAATGTCGCACTGGTCGGGGATACGCGGCGGATCGGGCTTGCCCGGGGCGCGAGCCAGTTGGTCTGGCGCGACGTGGCGGCGCAGATGCAGCCCGAAACGGCGCAACTGCGCGGCATCTCGAATGCCACGGCATGGCGGGTGCACGAACAGCAGTTCGAATTCGAGGCGCTGACGCCGCAAACGCTGCTCGACGCCTACGTCGGGCGCGAGGTCACGGTGATCACGGTGAATCCGTCCAGCGGCGCGGAAACCCGCGAAAAGGCGACCGTGCTGTCGACCACCGGCGGCGTCGTGCTCCGCTACGCCGACCGGGTCGAGGCCGGCGTGCCCGGGCGGCTCGCGTTCCCCGGCGTGCCCGACACGCTGCACGCCGCGCCCACGCTGCGCGTTTCGCTCCTCGATGCGGCCGCAGGGCCGCAGGAACTCGAGCTCTCGTACCTTACCGGCGGGCTGACGTGGCGCGCGGATTACGTCGCGCGGTTGAATGCCGCCGAGGACCGTCTCGTGCTCGATGGCTGGGTGACCCTCACGAACCAGAGCGGCGCGGACTACCCGGACGCCCGCGTTCAGCTCGTGGCCGGCGAGGTCAATCGGGTGCGCGAGGGGCGTCCGCTTCCGCGTGCGATGGCGACAGTGGCGGCGAAAGCCGCGGACGAAGCCGGCGCGGCGCAGGAAGCGCTGTTCGAGTACCACCTTTACACGCTGCCCGGCGCGACGTCGCTGGCCAACAACCAGACCAAGCAGGTCGCGCTGATGACGGCCGAGCGGGTGCCGGTTCGTAAGCAGTTCCTGCTGGAGGGCGGCAGCGACTACTACGCCGCGCCGCGTGGCGGCGTCGGCGAGCCGGCCAGGGTGGGCGTCTTCATCGAGTTCGACAACCAGGGCAAGGGCCTGGGCAGGCCCTTGCCCGGCGGCGTGGTCCGGGTCTACAAGCGAGACCGGGAGGGCCATGCGCAGTTCGTCGGCGAGGACCGCATCGGCCATGCGCCGAAGAACGCGACCGTGCGCCTGAAGCTGGGCGCGGCCTTCGACGTGACCGCAATCAGGAAACAGACCGATTTCCGGAGGCTTGCGGGAAGCGGCCGGAACGACAACGCGTTCGAGTCGGCCTACGAGATCGTGCTGAAGAATGCCAAGACCGAAGCGGTGACGGTCACGGTGCGCGAGCCGGTGCCAGGCGACTGGGTCATGGTTTCGGAGTCGCGACCGCACGCCAAGGTCGCGTCCGGGACGGCCGAGTGGACGGTACCTGTACCCGCGGAGGGCAGCGCCACGCTGACCTATCGGGTACGCGTCACGTACTGA